The following proteins come from a genomic window of Trifolium pratense cultivar HEN17-A07 linkage group LG4, ARS_RC_1.1, whole genome shotgun sequence:
- the LOC123924654 gene encoding single-stranded DNA-binding protein, mitochondrial — MQNSIGMGRFSISLSRTTSLYRSFLSTPTLLHHIPLRFCTTTTPFSDSNEAQSEAPSPAPEQTERTFYDRPLENGLDPGIYRAILVGKVGQRPLQKKLRSGTVVTLLSIGTGGIRNNRRPLDHENPREYANRCAVQWHRVTIYPERLGNVLMKNVLPGSTLYIEGNLETKVFSDPITGLVRRVREVAVRRHGRVVFLSPGDDADQQTQQNDLRAVGYY, encoded by the exons ATGCAAAACTCCATTGGAATGGGAAGATTCTCAATCTCACTCTCAAGGACAACCTCCCTCTATCGCTCTTTTCTTTCCACACCCACTCTGCTTCATCATATTCCTCTCCGCTTCTGCACCACCACCACCCCCTTTTCCGACTCCAACGAGGCCCAGTCAGAAGCTCCTTCCCCTGCACCAGAACAAACCGAAAGAACCTTCTACGATCGACCCCTTGAGAACGGCCTTGATCCTGGCATTTACAGG GCAATATTGGTAGGTAAAGTGGGGCAAAGACCATTGCAGAAAAAACTGAGGAGTGGTACTGTTGTTACTCTACTATCAATTGGAACTGGTGGTATTCGCAACAATCGAAGACCCCTTGATCATGAAAACCCTAGAGAATATGCTAATCGATGTGCTGTTCAGTGGCACAGGGTTACCATTTATCCTGAGAGATTGGGAAATGTTCTCATGAAAAACGTTCTTCCCGGTTCAACTTTGTATATTGAAGGAAACCTCGAGACAAAGGTGTTCTCTGATCCAATTACTGGTCTTGTTCGCCGAGTTCGAGAAGTTGCAGTTCGTCGACATG GTCGTGTTGTATTTTTAAGTCCGGGAGATGATGCTGATCAACAGACACAACAAAATGACCTGAGGGCTGTTGgctattattaa